One genomic segment of Gemmatimonadaceae bacterium includes these proteins:
- a CDS encoding glycogen-binding domain-containing protein codes for MRKTRLAALVPSSLVIVALVGVSIPACRAAWAQQVVTQFSIGAGSSTDARGLRSTTVSAAPGVVFFPLAPVNVSLSASGSRLQDDGWQAGADAGLSARTRERMRSSLTLNAAGSYVRTSYGATFSVGDVTPALEMHFGPITAFAGARLASGRTIMRGVRTAAAPVPVTLTSITRTARGPVYGAQWQAMAGDTPLLLSYREERSRVAGTLVLDRAASASIAVGRMLLGGSAGRRTSPVERMNVSSGSASFSLTSSLLLQASAGRYPSSWLTGASSGRFVSVGLVLRNGGPRPLRLPRPEGAPRVPRDATRLSIRAPEASRVELAGDWNNWTPVPARRAANGVWYADVTLAPGEYRYAFRVDGNAWRVPEGAVASDDGFGGKSAFVTVASGAARVSTHNQEDR; via the coding sequence ATGCGAAAGACTCGTCTCGCTGCCCTCGTCCCATCCAGTCTCGTGATCGTGGCGCTCGTCGGCGTGAGCATCCCCGCCTGTCGTGCCGCGTGGGCGCAGCAGGTGGTCACGCAGTTCAGCATCGGCGCGGGATCGTCCACGGATGCGCGCGGCCTTCGCTCCACCACCGTCAGCGCCGCCCCCGGCGTCGTCTTCTTTCCGCTCGCGCCGGTGAACGTCTCGCTCTCGGCTTCCGGCAGCCGGTTGCAGGACGATGGATGGCAGGCCGGGGCCGACGCTGGGCTCTCGGCGCGCACCCGCGAGCGGATGCGAAGTTCGCTCACGCTCAACGCCGCCGGCAGCTACGTGCGCACGTCGTATGGCGCGACCTTCAGCGTCGGCGACGTCACCCCGGCCCTCGAGATGCACTTCGGGCCGATCACGGCCTTCGCCGGAGCGCGCCTTGCCAGCGGGCGCACCATCATGCGCGGGGTGCGCACGGCGGCCGCACCGGTACCGGTGACCCTTACCTCCATCACCCGCACGGCGCGCGGCCCGGTATACGGCGCGCAATGGCAGGCGATGGCGGGCGACACGCCGCTGCTGCTTTCCTACCGCGAAGAACGCAGTCGCGTGGCCGGCACGCTGGTGCTCGATCGCGCCGCGAGTGCGTCGATCGCCGTTGGGCGCATGCTCCTTGGCGGCAGCGCCGGACGGCGCACGTCGCCCGTGGAACGCATGAACGTTTCCAGTGGATCGGCGTCGTTCTCGCTCACCTCGTCGCTCCTCTTGCAGGCGAGCGCAGGACGGTACCCGAGTTCGTGGCTGACCGGCGCGTCGAGCGGTCGGTTCGTGAGCGTCGGCCTGGTGCTGCGCAACGGCGGGCCGCGCCCATTGCGGCTGCCGCGCCCGGAGGGCGCGCCGCGGGTGCCCCGCGACGCGACCCGGCTCTCGATTCGCGCGCCCGAGGCGTCGCGCGTCGAGCTGGCCGGCGACTGGAACAATTGGACGCCCGTCCCCGCTCGGCGCGCCGCCAATGGCGTGTGGTATGCGGACGTGACGCTGGCGCCCGGTGAATATCGGTACGCATTCCGCGTTGATGGCAACGCGTGGCGCGTGCCGGAAGGGGCGGTGGCCTCGGACGACGGCTTCGGCGGAAAGTCCGCCTTCGTGACCGTCGCCTCTGGCGCCGCCCGAGTTTCCACGCACAACCAGGAGGATCGATGA
- a CDS encoding M28 family peptidase, translated as MSSIPRFVRLVSLLAAAATPLVAQPKPAASKIVWPDEGPATWAPRPTVSAITANDLRTRLYGISDDSMRGRRIGERGNYQTTDYIAREFKRLGLKPAGDNGSYFQVLPFGPLGYDSASSSLTTASGALLRSIEWLPMAPNAASGIAGRAELAGAATVFAGRWGDTVALDPALVRGKIAVFQAPPPPVRPVPTVLRCDSVPDRFGAQAAVIADAASPRPARAAAGIARDTRAQAAGAVAVLVIGQDVIPPATIAAAWTIRGGMQPAADAPAAIAAAALTRAAAAKLFGKPADQLKIGDAGQAVTAHWLHAWKLSDTPARNVVAIKPGSDPALAAEYVLLGAHNDHMGAVAAIDHDSARAVNLVTRRQGANDPVCRPTADQQRRIDSLVARARGIRPIRRDSIMNGADDDGSGTVALLEIAEQFAAERPARSIIFVSHQGEEAGMLGSRWFVDHPTVPLKDVVAAHNIDMLGKGRVEEVKFGGPASIQTLGARRLSREFGDVIDSVNAVRKEVMAIDKSWDVTANPMNRFCRSDQVNYVLKDIPVTYFSHGYALDYHMATDEPQYIDYEHAARSSRFVHDIMMAVATRRTRPAFTGNDPAYPRCR; from the coding sequence GTGTCCAGCATCCCGCGTTTCGTACGCCTGGTCAGCCTGCTCGCTGCCGCCGCGACGCCGCTCGTCGCCCAGCCCAAACCCGCGGCCTCGAAGATCGTGTGGCCCGATGAGGGACCGGCCACGTGGGCGCCGCGCCCGACGGTGAGCGCCATCACCGCCAACGACCTGCGCACGAGACTCTACGGCATTTCTGACGACTCGATGCGGGGGCGCCGCATCGGCGAGCGCGGCAACTACCAGACCACCGACTACATTGCGCGCGAGTTCAAGCGCCTTGGGCTGAAGCCGGCCGGTGACAACGGCAGCTACTTTCAGGTGCTGCCATTCGGTCCGTTGGGGTACGACAGCGCGTCGTCGAGCCTCACGACCGCCAGCGGGGCGCTGCTCCGCAGCATTGAGTGGCTGCCGATGGCGCCGAACGCCGCCTCCGGCATCGCGGGCCGGGCGGAGCTGGCCGGCGCCGCCACCGTCTTCGCGGGACGCTGGGGCGACACCGTAGCACTCGATCCGGCGCTGGTGCGCGGCAAGATCGCGGTCTTTCAGGCGCCGCCGCCTCCGGTGCGTCCGGTGCCGACGGTGTTGCGGTGCGACTCGGTGCCGGACCGCTTCGGGGCGCAGGCCGCCGTGATTGCCGACGCCGCCTCACCGCGACCCGCCCGCGCCGCCGCCGGGATTGCCCGGGACACGCGCGCGCAGGCCGCGGGGGCCGTCGCGGTGCTGGTCATCGGACAGGACGTGATTCCCCCCGCCACCATCGCCGCCGCGTGGACGATTCGTGGCGGCATGCAGCCCGCCGCCGACGCGCCGGCGGCGATCGCCGCCGCCGCGCTGACGCGCGCCGCGGCCGCGAAGTTGTTTGGCAAGCCGGCGGACCAACTGAAGATCGGCGATGCGGGGCAGGCGGTGACGGCGCACTGGCTCCACGCCTGGAAGCTGTCAGACACCCCCGCGCGCAACGTTGTCGCCATCAAGCCGGGCAGTGATCCGGCGCTTGCCGCCGAGTACGTGCTGCTTGGCGCGCACAACGATCATATGGGGGCCGTCGCCGCCATCGACCATGATTCCGCCCGCGCGGTCAACCTGGTCACCCGGCGCCAGGGGGCCAATGATCCGGTCTGCCGCCCGACGGCGGACCAGCAGCGCCGCATCGACTCGCTGGTCGCGCGCGCCCGCGGCATTCGTCCCATTCGCCGGGACAGCATCATGAACGGCGCCGACGACGACGGCTCGGGAACCGTCGCCCTGCTGGAGATTGCCGAGCAGTTCGCCGCCGAGCGACCGGCGCGCTCAATCATCTTCGTCTCGCATCAGGGCGAGGAGGCGGGCATGCTGGGCTCCCGGTGGTTCGTCGACCACCCGACGGTGCCGCTCAAGGACGTCGTCGCCGCGCACAACATCGACATGCTCGGCAAGGGGCGCGTGGAGGAAGTGAAGTTCGGCGGCCCCGCGAGCATCCAGACGCTGGGCGCGCGCCGGCTCTCGCGCGAGTTTGGCGACGTGATTGACAGCGTCAACGCCGTCCGCAAGGAAGTGATGGCCATCGACAAGTCCTGGGACGTGACGGCCAACCCGATGAACCGCTTCTGCCGCAGCGACCAGGTGAACTACGTGCTCAAGGACATCCCGGTCACGTACTTCTCGCACGGATACGCGCTCGACTATCACATGGCGACCGATGAACCGCAGTACATCGACTACGAGCATGCCGCGCGGTCGAGCCGGTTCGTGCACGACATCATGATGGCCGTGGCAACCCGCCGCACGCGGCCCGCCTTCACGGGCAACGATCCGGCCTACCCGCGCTGCCGCTAG
- a CDS encoding M28 family peptidase produces the protein MPNRAADVSRSRNVLCLRTLVVLLGPVLFAQCADAPTAPAGTTPTVAAVNAAAASISSSEFLRLLGVIADDSMRGRATPSRELELTATYVGAALQSAGLAAGGDAGSYLQRYTLAALAANPTATAPNAIGILEGSSPARRDEYVLVTAHMDHIGVAGGGQKCTAVGADSICNGANDNGSGTVGVMQLARAFASLHPRPARTIIFAAFSGEERGLWGSAAFAKSPVRPLSQAVAVINVDMIGRNATDSLIVVGKSYSTLGGVTDQVAREHPEVGLRLVNDPWNGTYFTRSDQYSFARLGVPSLFFFNGPHAEVHTARDAVDLINADVAVRSLRMIFYTILDVANAPSRPTWDAAARARWVAPATR, from the coding sequence TTGCCGAACCGCGCCGCCGATGTCAGCCGAAGCCGTAACGTCCTGTGCCTGCGGACGCTCGTCGTCCTGTTGGGACCGGTGCTGTTCGCGCAATGCGCGGACGCGCCGACCGCGCCGGCTGGCACGACGCCAACGGTGGCCGCGGTCAACGCCGCGGCCGCGTCAATTTCCTCGAGCGAGTTCCTTCGGCTCCTCGGCGTCATTGCGGATGACTCGATGCGCGGCCGGGCGACGCCCAGTCGCGAGCTTGAGCTGACCGCGACCTATGTCGGCGCGGCGCTTCAAAGCGCTGGCCTCGCCGCCGGCGGCGATGCCGGCAGCTATCTGCAGCGCTACACGCTCGCCGCGCTCGCTGCCAATCCGACCGCCACCGCGCCAAACGCCATCGGCATCCTCGAGGGAAGCAGCCCGGCGCGGCGCGACGAGTACGTGCTGGTCACGGCGCACATGGACCACATCGGGGTTGCGGGCGGCGGTCAGAAGTGCACCGCGGTCGGCGCCGACTCCATCTGCAACGGCGCGAATGACAACGGGTCGGGAACAGTGGGGGTGATGCAGCTGGCGCGTGCCTTCGCGTCGCTGCACCCACGCCCGGCGCGCACCATCATCTTTGCGGCCTTCTCGGGTGAGGAACGTGGCCTGTGGGGAAGCGCCGCGTTCGCGAAATCCCCCGTGCGTCCCCTGAGCCAGGCGGTCGCGGTCATCAACGTGGACATGATCGGCCGCAACGCCACCGACAGCCTGATTGTCGTCGGCAAGTCGTACTCCACCCTGGGCGGCGTGACCGACCAGGTGGCGCGCGAGCATCCCGAGGTGGGACTGCGCCTGGTGAACGATCCATGGAACGGGACGTACTTCACGCGCTCCGATCAGTACAGTTTCGCCCGGCTCGGCGTTCCGTCGCTTTTCTTCTTCAACGGCCCGCACGCCGAGGTGCACACGGCGCGGGATGCGGTCGATCTGATAAACGCCGATGTGGCCGTACGATCGTTGCGCATGATCTTCTACACCATCCTCGACGTCGCCAATGCGCCGTCGCGTCCGACGTGGGACGCCGCCGCGCGGGCCCGCTGGGTGGCACCGGCCACCCGTTAG
- a CDS encoding thioesterase family protein, with translation MPHDIFELPRDIEPGDIDDLNHVNNVVYLRWVQDVAIAHWSTAATAEQQAEVAWVAVRHEIDYKHPALPGDAIIARTWVGAADSHRFERLTEIVRAVDGKLLAKARTLWCPINRATGRLTRVSDEVRARFSTGPVVP, from the coding sequence ATGCCGCACGACATCTTCGAGCTGCCGCGCGACATCGAGCCCGGCGACATCGACGACCTGAACCACGTGAACAACGTGGTGTACCTGCGGTGGGTGCAGGACGTGGCCATTGCGCATTGGTCCACGGCGGCGACGGCGGAACAGCAAGCCGAGGTCGCGTGGGTCGCGGTGCGGCACGAGATCGACTACAAGCATCCCGCGCTCCCCGGCGACGCGATCATCGCGCGCACCTGGGTGGGAGCCGCCGACTCGCACCGCTTTGAACGGCTCACCGAAATCGTGCGCGCCGTCGATGGCAAGCTGCTGGCGAAGGCCCGGACGCTCTGGTGTCCCATCAACCGCGCCACCGGGCGACTGACGCGCGTCAGCGACGAGGTGCGCGCCCGGTTCTCGACAGGTCCGGTTGTGCCGTAG
- a CDS encoding amidase family protein yields MTRRTLAVLATFCAVLGAPLSAQRHPAPPPARAPFDVVEATIPQLQAALTDGRLTSRELVLLYLARIATYDKQVNATITVSRTALAEAEALDRERAQGKVRGPLHGIPVALKDNIHTTNMPTTGGALAFKDMVPPYEATLTRQLKEAGAIIIAKTVMTELANWVAGSPTPMPSNYSALGGYGLNPYDPRPDPRPGFNDGRPALFTGGSSSGIGTAASFWAANVGTETSGSILSPSNQNMLVGIKPTVGLISRYGVIPITADQDTPGPMARTVEDAAIMLGAMETAQPDPNDPATRACTPPPNRDYRPHLKRDALKGARIGIPRASFYEPVTVAGRPRGGLEPAQAAMMKEVIEILKKEGAIIVDSANIPSVVTADSSKNFLLWGTCGSIGQRKGHNANCSTVLAYGMKRDFNAWLASLGNATPIKTLTDLRYFNLQNAPRGAIKYGQSLLDISDEQDTIADRAKYEADRAKDIALGGTYGIAQVIREQKLDALLFPGPSSASIAAKPGYPTVLVPFGFTPNAPTPAFPPGFDAKPSPVGVGFTSVACSEPRLIELAYAFEQATRKRIPPPLK; encoded by the coding sequence ATGACTCGCCGCACGCTCGCCGTCCTCGCGACCTTCTGCGCCGTGCTCGGCGCCCCGCTCAGCGCCCAGCGCCATCCCGCGCCGCCGCCCGCGCGTGCGCCGTTCGACGTCGTCGAGGCAACGATTCCGCAGTTGCAGGCGGCGCTGACGGACGGCCGCCTCACGTCGCGGGAACTCGTCCTGCTCTACCTCGCTCGCATCGCAACGTACGACAAGCAGGTCAACGCCACGATCACGGTGAGCCGCACGGCCCTCGCCGAGGCGGAGGCGCTCGATCGCGAGCGGGCGCAAGGGAAGGTGCGCGGCCCGCTGCACGGCATTCCGGTGGCGCTCAAGGACAACATCCACACGACCAACATGCCCACCACGGGCGGCGCCCTCGCGTTCAAGGATATGGTGCCTCCTTATGAAGCGACGCTGACCCGGCAGCTGAAGGAGGCGGGCGCCATCATCATCGCGAAGACGGTGATGACCGAGCTCGCCAACTGGGTGGCCGGCAGCCCCACGCCGATGCCCTCGAACTACAGCGCGCTGGGCGGCTACGGCCTCAACCCGTACGACCCGCGCCCCGATCCGCGCCCCGGCTTCAACGACGGACGCCCCGCGTTGTTCACCGGCGGCTCGAGTTCGGGGATCGGCACCGCCGCCAGCTTCTGGGCGGCGAATGTGGGGACCGAGACGTCGGGCTCGATCCTGAGTCCCTCCAACCAGAACATGCTCGTCGGCATCAAGCCGACCGTCGGGCTCATCAGCCGCTACGGCGTGATCCCGATCACGGCCGACCAGGACACGCCGGGGCCGATGGCGCGCACGGTCGAGGACGCGGCGATCATGCTCGGCGCGATGGAGACGGCGCAACCCGATCCCAACGATCCGGCGACCAGGGCCTGCACGCCGCCGCCCAACCGGGACTACCGCCCGCACCTCAAGCGCGACGCGCTCAAGGGGGCGCGCATCGGCATTCCGCGCGCGTCGTTCTATGAGCCCGTCACCGTCGCCGGTCGCCCGCGCGGCGGCCTCGAGCCGGCGCAGGCCGCGATGATGAAGGAAGTGATCGAGATCCTCAAGAAGGAAGGCGCCATCATCGTCGACTCCGCCAACATTCCGAGCGTCGTGACCGCGGATTCGTCGAAGAACTTCCTCCTCTGGGGAACGTGCGGCAGCATCGGGCAGCGCAAGGGCCACAACGCCAACTGCTCGACCGTGCTCGCCTACGGCATGAAGCGCGACTTCAACGCCTGGCTCGCCTCGCTCGGCAACGCGACCCCCATCAAGACGCTCACCGACCTGCGCTACTTCAACCTGCAGAACGCCCCGCGCGGCGCCATCAAGTACGGCCAGTCACTGCTCGACATCTCCGACGAACAGGACACCATCGCCGATCGCGCGAAGTACGAGGCCGACCGGGCGAAGGACATCGCCCTCGGCGGCACCTACGGCATCGCGCAGGTCATCCGGGAGCAGAAGCTCGACGCCCTGCTCTTCCCGGGACCGTCAAGCGCGAGCATCGCCGCGAAGCCCGGTTACCCGACGGTGCTCGTCCCGTTCGGCTTCACCCCGAATGCGCCGACACCGGCCTTCCCGCCCGGCTTCGACGCCAAGCCGTCGCCCGTCGGCGTGGGATTCACCAGCGTCGCCTGCTCGGAACCGCGGCTGATTGAGCTGGCGTACGCGTTCGAGCAGGCCACCAGGAAGCGGATCCCACCGCCGCTCAAATGA
- a CDS encoding EAL domain-containing response regulator, which yields MKIFVIDDEPFALRLVSRQLQTLGFSEVTTHEHAMAAVRALEADVHAAELILLDLQMPEMDGIEFVRHLARLKYSGGLILVSGEDDRILQTASTLAKAHALDVRGAMNKPVAPDRLRALVEAPAPAPKAPPRAPRKTYGPQEIARAIDGGELVNHYQPKVELATGKVVGVETLVRWQHPQDGLVYPDQFIGVAEEHRLIDALTRVVLLAALRQARAWLDEGSAIVVAVNVSMDNLAALDFPDFVEGALRDAGVSNRQLVLEVTETRLMTNVVMALDILTRLRLKHIGLSIDDFGTGHSSLAQLRNIPFDELKIDRGFVHGADRDASARAIVEASLGMARQLGLTTVAEGVEVFTDWQQMRAAGCDIAQGYFIARPMPAETFNTWHAGWTQHLGALIPQ from the coding sequence ATGAAGATCTTCGTCATCGACGACGAACCGTTCGCGCTTCGCCTCGTCAGCCGCCAGCTGCAGACGCTCGGCTTCAGCGAGGTCACGACGCACGAGCATGCGATGGCGGCGGTGCGGGCGCTCGAAGCCGACGTGCACGCGGCGGAGCTGATCCTGCTGGACCTGCAGATGCCCGAGATGGATGGGATCGAGTTCGTCCGCCACCTGGCGCGCCTCAAGTACTCCGGCGGGCTGATCCTCGTCAGCGGCGAGGACGATCGCATCCTGCAGACGGCTTCCACGCTGGCGAAGGCCCACGCGCTCGACGTGCGCGGCGCGATGAACAAGCCGGTGGCTCCGGACCGGCTGCGCGCCCTCGTTGAAGCGCCGGCGCCGGCGCCCAAGGCTCCGCCCCGCGCACCGCGGAAGACCTACGGGCCGCAGGAGATCGCGCGGGCCATCGACGGCGGCGAGCTCGTGAACCACTACCAGCCCAAGGTGGAGCTCGCCACCGGCAAGGTGGTCGGCGTCGAGACGCTCGTGCGCTGGCAGCATCCACAGGACGGGCTCGTCTACCCCGACCAGTTCATCGGCGTCGCCGAGGAGCACCGGCTGATCGATGCGCTCACGCGTGTCGTGCTGCTGGCCGCGTTGCGGCAGGCGCGGGCCTGGCTTGACGAAGGCTCGGCCATCGTCGTCGCCGTGAACGTCTCGATGGACAATCTCGCCGCGCTCGACTTCCCCGACTTTGTCGAGGGCGCCCTCCGCGACGCGGGGGTGTCGAACCGTCAGCTCGTCCTCGAAGTGACGGAGACGCGGCTGATGACCAACGTCGTGATGGCACTCGACATTCTCACGCGCCTGCGCCTGAAGCACATTGGCCTTTCGATCGACGATTTCGGCACCGGGCACTCCTCGCTCGCGCAGCTTCGCAACATTCCATTCGACGAGTTGAAGATCGATCGCGGCTTCGTGCACGGCGCCGATCGCGACGCGTCGGCGCGCGCCATTGTCGAAGCGAGCCTCGGGATGGCGCGACAGCTTGGCCTGACGACCGTCGCGGAGGGCGTCGAGGTCTTCACCGACTGGCAGCAGATGCGCGCCGCGGGGTGCGACATCGCGCAGGGGTACTTCATTGCCAGGCCGATGCCCGCGGAGACGTTCAACACCTGGCACGCGGGGTGGACGCAGCACCTCGGCGCGCTCATTCCCCAATGA
- a CDS encoding D-2-hydroxyacid dehydrogenase has protein sequence MSDGVPAGAPVPAGAPHRVLVATRSHEAIVAALRAARPALECRGALHTEVTAEDLAWADTYVGFKRPPHATALGGVRWVHCTGAGVDAWLAPPGLDPSILLTRTPESFGPAIAEWAVARIFAFQHQLFDLAAAQHEHRWAPRDVPLVAGTRALVVGTGDLGSAIAAKLAALGVTVDGVSRSGTPRAAPRALGNASPFRAMHAVGALAELVSDVDWIILALPDTPSTRGLFSASVMSRCRGAVLLNAGRGSVVAEDALPGALLQGWLRGAALDVFAVEPLPPDSPLWDHARVLISPHCAGPTTVAGAVDGFLECLADVEQGRVPRWAVDRTRGY, from the coding sequence ATGAGCGACGGCGTGCCGGCGGGCGCGCCCGTGCCGGCCGGCGCGCCGCATCGCGTCCTCGTCGCGACGCGCTCCCACGAGGCGATTGTCGCGGCGCTGCGCGCGGCGCGTCCGGCCCTGGAATGCCGCGGCGCCCTCCACACCGAGGTGACCGCCGAGGATCTCGCGTGGGCGGACACGTACGTCGGCTTCAAGCGGCCACCGCACGCGACGGCGCTGGGCGGCGTACGGTGGGTGCACTGCACGGGGGCCGGCGTGGATGCCTGGCTGGCGCCACCCGGACTCGATCCGAGCATCCTGCTGACGCGCACGCCGGAATCGTTCGGACCGGCCATCGCCGAGTGGGCGGTCGCGCGGATCTTCGCGTTTCAGCACCAGCTGTTCGACTTGGCGGCGGCGCAGCACGAGCATCGATGGGCGCCGCGCGACGTGCCGCTGGTAGCGGGCACGCGCGCGCTCGTGGTGGGCACCGGCGACCTCGGGAGCGCCATCGCCGCGAAGCTCGCAGCGCTTGGCGTCACGGTGGACGGTGTCTCGCGTTCGGGCACCCCACGTGCCGCACCTCGCGCGCTCGGCAACGCATCACCATTCCGCGCAATGCATGCGGTCGGCGCCCTCGCGGAACTCGTCTCCGATGTGGACTGGATCATTCTTGCCCTGCCCGACACGCCGTCCACGCGCGGGCTGTTTTCGGCGTCCGTCATGTCGCGATGCCGTGGCGCCGTGCTGCTCAATGCGGGACGCGGGTCGGTGGTCGCCGAGGATGCGCTGCCCGGCGCGCTCCTGCAGGGGTGGCTGCGCGGCGCCGCGCTCGACGTGTTCGCGGTGGAGCCGCTGCCGCCTGATTCTCCCCTCTGGGATCATGCGCGCGTGCTGATCTCGCCGCATTGCGCCGGGCCCACGACCGTCGCCGGAGCCGTGGACGGGTTCCTCGAATGCCTTGCCGACGTCGAGCAGGGACGCGTGCCACGCTGGGCCGTAGACCGCACACGCGGATACTGA